A segment of the Aureimonas sp. SA4125 genome:
GGCCGACGCCGTCGCCAGCCGGGAGGGCGCATGATGCTTGCGGGAACCGCGCCATGACCTCCTTTCCCAACTCCCCCAAGCTCGTCAAGGGCGGCATCGTGGAGGTCGATGCCGGGAGCTCGGCCGTGCTGCGGATCATCCCGCTGCAGTACAATCCGGACAGCGTCAGCCGGACGCTGCAGGTCCAGGGCGTCGGCGACAACAGCCAGCGCTCCGAGGCACTGCGCCTGCGTGGGCCGCCGGTGGAAACCGTGCGGATAGAGGCCGAGATTGACGCGACCGACGAGTTGGAGACGCCGGGCAGCCACCAAGCCGCCGCCGAATTCGGGGTATTCCCCAAACTCGCGGCACTGGAGCTGCTCATTTACCCGACCAGCGCGACTCTGCAGCGCAACAACGGCCTTGCCGGCAGCGGCACGCTCGAGATCGCGCCGATGGAGACGCCGCTGACGCTGTTCGTCTGGAGCAAGAACCGGATCCTGCCCGTGCGCATGACCGATTTCAGCGTGACCGAGGAGGCGTTCGACGCCGCGCTGAACCCGATCCGCGCCAAGGTCAGCCTCGGCATGCGCGTCCTCAGCATCGACGATCTGGGCTTTGCGCACCGCGGCGGCGGCATTTTCATGAGCTACCTGCAGGCCAAGGAACAGCTGGCACGCAGGGCGCCGAGCGGCGCGCTCGGGACACTCGGGATCGGAGCCTTGTCATGAACGATCCGGTGCAGGCCCTCTTCCAGGCTGGCCTGTTGAAGGCGACCTCGTTCCCGCCGACGAGCCGCTATCACGGCGTGCCGACCGCCCACCTGGCATTGCCGGACGGCACGGACGTCGTCTATCTCCGCCGCCGTATCGTGCCGCCGCCGGAGCGTTTCGCCACCCTCACCGAGTACATCGTCGTCCAGGGTGACCGGCTCGACCGCATCGCGGCGGCGGCGACAGGCGATCCCGAACAGTTCTGGAGCCTCTGCGACGCCAATGGCGTGCTGCGGCCGAACGCGCTGACCGAGACTGTCGGCCGCCGCATCCTCATCACGCTGCCCGAGGGCGTGCCAGGGCCGGAGGGGGGCTGACCATGGCGATCAAGAACCTCAATCTCACCCTGATGATTGGCCCGGGCGTGCCGTTGCCAGCGCCGCGCGAGGTGATGGATGCGCTGTCCTCTGTCGAGGTGACGCAGGCCTCCGGCGACGAGGAGAGCGGCTTCGACCTCACCTTCACCCTCGACAAGCGTTCGCCGCTGTCGACGCTGTTCCTGATCTCGGGCGGTGCCAGCATTCCGCTGGTGCGGGTCATCCTCGTGGCGACGC
Coding sequences within it:
- a CDS encoding Base plate wedge protein 53; the protein is MNDPVQALFQAGLLKATSFPPTSRYHGVPTAHLALPDGTDVVYLRRRIVPPPERFATLTEYIVVQGDRLDRIAAAATGDPEQFWSLCDANGVLRPNALTETVGRRILITLPEGVPGPEGG